The following coding sequences lie in one Oryctolagus cuniculus chromosome 7, mOryCun1.1, whole genome shotgun sequence genomic window:
- the LOC103345895 gene encoding putative neuroblastoma breakpoint family member 7 isoform X1 yields MAGSHSPASDPEAELNDLECQQLRSQLAKSQQDCWELQEKFLIAEATNFALAMELKKYNCEKFKNIIESILTKKLHLEEPLAEKPTVPELLRHCRGILEDQDQELSQLRPKVQRGRNLAHILQQYLKDVLTVHDPETCTGQGFRRLLTEAVRLSACLEDLLGAENIEEEETPAQGPVADRELLEVDEMETPQNSQQETSITGAVDHLLSDSCLPEGTVQMSPDAEDTHSVLGVDGEHACSQKKEEPVTVLPENQYHEVEVQEQVVTYTSSRELPEEQEREDPEDSLDECYLTPSIFPVVSELDHSTWSSWCSLEQQDMLSAPDANEKEHDNDEMQEEAQALSHTREIPEIEDQDVSQDSHENQYHEVEVPEKTVTYTSSLIREIPEIEDQDVSQDSHELSFVAAPERKTRSQLEGGPHKDPITSKSESHSISPSDVPSTPKENVIKGKQKPRKCKLACRFPGLEMKGKPQPTERKIACRFPGQEMKGKPQPMECHLAWRFPDQEMKEKPQTNMWALTFRFLGLHA; encoded by the exons ATGGCAGGATCCCACAGCCCTGCCTCAGATCCCGAGGCAGAACTGAATGACCTCGAATGCCAGCAATTGAGATCCCAGCTGGCAAAGAGCCAACAGGACTGCTGGGAGCTCCAGGAGAAGTTTCTCATAGCTGAGGCTACAAACTTTGCCCTGGCCATGGAGCTGAAAAAATACA ATTGTGAGAAGTTTAAAAACATCATTGAGTCCATACTGACCAAGAAGCTCCACTTGGAGGAGCCGCTGGCAGAGAAGCCCACGGTCCCAGAGCTGCTCAG GCATTGCCGTGGCATCCTTGAAGATCAGGACCAAGAACTTTCCCAGTTACGCCCAAAGGTCCAAAGGGGGAGAAATCTAGCCCACATCCTGCAGCAGTACCTGAAGGACGTGCTCACCGTGCATGACCCTGAGACCTGTACGGGGCAGGGCTTCCGACGACTGCTCACTGAGGCTGTCCGGCTGTCAGCGTGCCTTGAGGACCTGCTAGGAGCAG AAAATATTGAAGAGGAGGAAACACCAGCACAAGGACCTGTTGCTGACAG GGAGCTCTTGGAAGTGGATGAAATGGAAACCCCACAAAATTCACAGCAGGAAACATCTATCACTGGTGCTGTTGACCACCTGCTGAGTGACTCCTGCCTGCCTGAGGGCACTGTGCAAATGTCTCCTGATGCTGAGGACACCCACAGTGTGCTAGGTGTAGATGGGGAACACGCTTGttcacaaaagaaagaagaacctGTCACCGTTCTCCCAG AAAATCAATATCACGAAGTGGAGGTACAAGAGCAAGTTGTCACATACACTTCCAG CAGGGAGCTCCCAGAGGAGCAAGAGcgggaagacccagaggactcACTGGACGAGTGCTACCTCACTCCCTCGATTTTTCCGGTCGTTTCTGAGCTTGACCATTccacgtggagcagctggtgctccctggagcagcaggacatgCTCTCTGCTCCAGATGCAAATG AAAAGGAACATGACAATGATGAAATGCAAGAGGAAGCACAAGCCCTGTCACACACAAG GGAGATTCCAGAGATTGAAGATCAAGATGTCTCACAAGACTCTCACG AAAATCAATATCACGAAGTGGAGGTACCAGAGAAAACTGTCACATACACTTCCAG tctcaTCAGGGAGATTCCAGAGATTGAAGATCAAGATGTCTCACAAGACTCTCACG AACTGAGTTTTGTTGCTGCCCCTGAGAGGAAGACCCGTTCCCAGCTGGAGGGAGGTCCTCACAAAGATCCCATCACCAGCAAGAGTGAGAGtcatagcatcagccccagtgatgtcccaagtaccccaaaagaaaatgttatcaaaGGAAAACAGAAGCCCAGGAAATGCAAACTGGCCTGCCGGTTCCCTGGCCTGGAGATGAAGGGAAAACCACAGCCCACAGAGAGGAAGATTGCGTGCCGATTCCCTGGCCAGGAGATGAAGGGAAAACCACAGCCCATGGAGTGCCACCTCGCATGGAGATTCCCTGACCAGGAGATGAAGGAAAAACCACAGACCAACATGTGGGCACTGACCTTCAGATTCCTGGGCCTTCACGCCTAG
- the LOC103345895 gene encoding neuroblastoma breakpoint family member 4 isoform X2, which yields MAGSHSPASDPEAELNDLECQQLRSQLAKSQQDCWELQEKFLIAEATNFALAMELKKYNCEKFKNIIESILTKKLHLEEPLAEKPTVPELLRHCRGILEDQDQELSQLRPKVQRGRNLAHILQQYLKDVLTVHDPETCTGQGFRRLLTEAVRLSACLEDLLGAENIEEEETPAQGPVADRELLEVDEMETPQNSQQETSITGAVDHLLSDSCLPEGTVQMSPDAEDTHSVLGVDGEHACSQKKEEPVTVLPENQYHEVEVQEQVVTYTSRELPEEQEREDPEDSLDECYLTPSIFPVVSELDHSTWSSWCSLEQQDMLSAPDANEKEHDNDEMQEEAQALSHTREIPEIEDQDVSQDSHENQYHEVEVPEKTVTYTSSLIREIPEIEDQDVSQDSHELSFVAAPERKTRSQLEGGPHKDPITSKSESHSISPSDVPSTPKENVIKGKQKPRKCKLACRFPGLEMKGKPQPTERKIACRFPGQEMKGKPQPMECHLAWRFPDQEMKEKPQTNMWALTFRFLGLHA from the exons ATGGCAGGATCCCACAGCCCTGCCTCAGATCCCGAGGCAGAACTGAATGACCTCGAATGCCAGCAATTGAGATCCCAGCTGGCAAAGAGCCAACAGGACTGCTGGGAGCTCCAGGAGAAGTTTCTCATAGCTGAGGCTACAAACTTTGCCCTGGCCATGGAGCTGAAAAAATACA ATTGTGAGAAGTTTAAAAACATCATTGAGTCCATACTGACCAAGAAGCTCCACTTGGAGGAGCCGCTGGCAGAGAAGCCCACGGTCCCAGAGCTGCTCAG GCATTGCCGTGGCATCCTTGAAGATCAGGACCAAGAACTTTCCCAGTTACGCCCAAAGGTCCAAAGGGGGAGAAATCTAGCCCACATCCTGCAGCAGTACCTGAAGGACGTGCTCACCGTGCATGACCCTGAGACCTGTACGGGGCAGGGCTTCCGACGACTGCTCACTGAGGCTGTCCGGCTGTCAGCGTGCCTTGAGGACCTGCTAGGAGCAG AAAATATTGAAGAGGAGGAAACACCAGCACAAGGACCTGTTGCTGACAG GGAGCTCTTGGAAGTGGATGAAATGGAAACCCCACAAAATTCACAGCAGGAAACATCTATCACTGGTGCTGTTGACCACCTGCTGAGTGACTCCTGCCTGCCTGAGGGCACTGTGCAAATGTCTCCTGATGCTGAGGACACCCACAGTGTGCTAGGTGTAGATGGGGAACACGCTTGttcacaaaagaaagaagaacctGTCACCGTTCTCCCAG AAAATCAATATCACGAAGTGGAGGTACAAGAGCAAGTTGTCACATACACTTCCAG GGAGCTCCCAGAGGAGCAAGAGcgggaagacccagaggactcACTGGACGAGTGCTACCTCACTCCCTCGATTTTTCCGGTCGTTTCTGAGCTTGACCATTccacgtggagcagctggtgctccctggagcagcaggacatgCTCTCTGCTCCAGATGCAAATG AAAAGGAACATGACAATGATGAAATGCAAGAGGAAGCACAAGCCCTGTCACACACAAG GGAGATTCCAGAGATTGAAGATCAAGATGTCTCACAAGACTCTCACG AAAATCAATATCACGAAGTGGAGGTACCAGAGAAAACTGTCACATACACTTCCAG tctcaTCAGGGAGATTCCAGAGATTGAAGATCAAGATGTCTCACAAGACTCTCACG AACTGAGTTTTGTTGCTGCCCCTGAGAGGAAGACCCGTTCCCAGCTGGAGGGAGGTCCTCACAAAGATCCCATCACCAGCAAGAGTGAGAGtcatagcatcagccccagtgatgtcccaagtaccccaaaagaaaatgttatcaaaGGAAAACAGAAGCCCAGGAAATGCAAACTGGCCTGCCGGTTCCCTGGCCTGGAGATGAAGGGAAAACCACAGCCCACAGAGAGGAAGATTGCGTGCCGATTCCCTGGCCAGGAGATGAAGGGAAAACCACAGCCCATGGAGTGCCACCTCGCATGGAGATTCCCTGACCAGGAGATGAAGGAAAAACCACAGACCAACATGTGGGCACTGACCTTCAGATTCCTGGGCCTTCACGCCTAG